In Antechinus flavipes isolate AdamAnt ecotype Samford, QLD, Australia chromosome 3, AdamAnt_v2, whole genome shotgun sequence, a genomic segment contains:
- the LOC127555399 gene encoding interferon alpha-inducible protein 27-like protein 2A, with protein MPEGKDASAQSRLSNMQKAALLALGAVAGGVLAPSVVPVTLGVVGFTKLGIAAGSMAANMMSAAAVANGGGVAAGSLVAVLQSVGAAGLSTATSTVLGSVGSVLGGYLAHKSI; from the exons ATGCCAGAGGGAAAGGACGCTTCGGCCCAGTCGCGACTGTCGAACATGCAGAAGGCGGCCCTGCTAGCTCTGGGGGCGGTGGCTGGAGGCG TCCTAGCTCCGAGTGTCGTCCCTGTGACCCTGGGAGTCGTGGGCTTCACCAAGCTCGGCATCGCCGCCGGCTCCATGGCCGCGAATATGATGTCAGCAGCAGCTGTTGCAAATGGCGGAGGGGTCGCGGCGGGCAGCCTGGTAGCCGTGCTGCAGTCTGTGG GGGCTGCCGGCCTGTCCACAGCAACAAGCACTGTTCTGGGTTCCGTAGGGTCGGTGCTTGGAGGCTACCTTGCACACAAGAGCATCTAG